The proteins below are encoded in one region of Gadus macrocephalus chromosome 14, ASM3116895v1:
- the marveld3 gene encoding MARVEL domain-containing protein 3 produces the protein RLLNALNVNVNPFPTRCSPGPGLCQILEVFVNLLLVICAGVPYSNKGGYVDLASLGSLYHYYYGGANAFTGTDIARVKELDVMFHQLKTPPYAFTMACGGALMAYACGLLALGVFRMFYRCPPLLLGEALLNALIGLGYIPSLAFYFIKLKETYDSPVCKERERMYASKGHEGFKCQYNGADIAGGLFGVLGVAVFPVGAVLAIRAFRSVRQRRRSKESRDGPRPEERGNYV, from the coding sequence cgtctgctaaacgccctcaaTGTAAACGTCAACCCCTTCCCCACCCGCTGCTCTCCCGGTCCAGGTCTCTGCCAGATCCTGGAGGTCTTCGTGAACCTGCTGCTGGTCATCTGTGCGGGGGTCCCCTACAGCAACAAAGGGGGCTACGTGGACCTAGCGAGCCTGGGCTCCCTGTACCACTACTACTACGGCGGCGCCAACGCCTTCACCGGGACGGACATCGCCCGCGTGAAGGAGCTGGACGTGATGTTCCACCAGCTGAAGACGCCCCCCTACGCCTTCACCATGGCCTGCGGGGGGGCCCTGATGGCCTACGCCTGcggcctgctggctctgggGGTGTTCCGGATGTTCTACCGCtgcccccccctgctgctgggcGAGGCCCTGCTGAACGCCCTCATCGGGCTGGGCTACATCCCCTCCCTGGCCTTCTACTTCATCAAGCTGAAGGAGACGTACGACAGCCCGGTGtgtaaggagagggagaggatgtaCGCCAGTAAGGGCCACGAGGGCTTCAAGTGCCAGTACAACGGGGCCGACATCGCGGGGGGGCTCTTTGGGGTTCTGGGCGTGGCGGTCTTCCCCGTAGGGGCGGTGTTGGCCATCCGGGCGTTCAGGTCGGTACGGCAGAGGAGACGCTCGAAGGAGTCAAGGGATGGCCCTCGACCGGAGGAGAGAGGTAACTAcgtctga